A genome region from Geobacter pickeringii includes the following:
- a CDS encoding hydroxymethylglutaryl-CoA lyase: MRLPKRVKMVEVGPRDGLQNEKTLIPAPVKIALIDRLAEAGLPVIEATSFVSPAWVPQMADNAQVMAGITRREGVGYPVLVPNLKGLEAAIAAGAGEVAVFAAASETFSRKNINCSIAESLERFAAVITTAGARGLTVRGYVSCVLGCPYEGEVDFRAVAGVAGRLLELGCSEISLGDTIGVGTPGRAEAMVDAVAKQVPRHRLAVHFHDTYGQALANILAVLERGVATVDSSVAGLGGCPYAAGASGNVASEDLLYMLNGLGIETGVDLEKLVAAGNYISGQLGRPSGSRVAKALGCREPTSERAATVVTA; this comes from the coding sequence GGTGGAAGTGGGCCCCCGGGACGGGCTCCAGAACGAGAAGACGCTCATCCCGGCGCCGGTGAAGATCGCCCTCATCGACCGGCTCGCGGAGGCAGGGCTCCCGGTCATCGAGGCGACGAGCTTCGTCTCCCCCGCGTGGGTCCCCCAGATGGCCGACAACGCCCAGGTCATGGCGGGGATCACCCGCCGGGAAGGGGTCGGCTACCCGGTCCTCGTCCCGAATCTGAAGGGGCTGGAGGCGGCCATCGCCGCCGGCGCCGGAGAGGTCGCCGTCTTCGCCGCCGCCTCCGAGACCTTCTCCCGGAAGAACATCAACTGCTCCATCGCCGAGAGCCTGGAGCGCTTCGCCGCAGTCATAACGACCGCCGGCGCGCGGGGGTTGACGGTGCGGGGGTACGTCTCCTGCGTCCTCGGCTGCCCCTACGAGGGGGAGGTGGATTTCCGGGCGGTGGCCGGGGTGGCCGGGCGGCTCCTGGAGCTGGGCTGCTCCGAGATCTCCCTCGGCGACACCATCGGCGTCGGGACCCCCGGCCGGGCCGAGGCGATGGTGGATGCGGTGGCGAAGCAGGTGCCGCGGCACCGGCTGGCGGTCCACTTCCACGACACCTACGGCCAGGCCCTGGCCAACATCCTGGCGGTGCTGGAGCGGGGGGTCGCCACCGTCGACAGCTCCGTGGCCGGCCTCGGCGGCTGCCCCTACGCCGCCGGCGCCTCGGGGAACGTGGCGAGCGAGGACCTCCTCTACATGCTGAATGGCCTCGGCATCGAGACCGGGGTCGACCTGGAGAAGCTTGTGGCCGCCGGAAACTACATCTCCGGCCAGCTGGGGCGCCCGTCGGGCTCCCGGGTGGCGAAGGCGCTGGGGTGCCGGGAACCCACATCAGAGCGGGCTGCCACGGTGGTAACAGCCTGA